From one Sorangium aterium genomic stretch:
- a CDS encoding HU family DNA-binding protein, with product MASKKTAGGGAKKTLSKSGLIQAITEAAGDELSRKQVKNVLESLITIGHRELKKSGVFTLPGFAKFRVVKRPATKARQGINPFTKQPMTFAAKPASKSVRARPIKAIKDALL from the coding sequence ATGGCAAGTAAGAAGACGGCCGGGGGCGGCGCGAAGAAGACGTTGAGCAAGAGCGGCCTGATCCAGGCCATCACCGAAGCTGCCGGTGATGAGCTGAGCCGCAAGCAGGTGAAGAACGTTCTCGAGTCCCTCATCACGATCGGTCATCGCGAGCTCAAGAAGTCGGGCGTGTTCACGCTGCCCGGCTTCGCGAAGTTCCGGGTGGTCAAGCGCCCTGCGACGAAGGCGCGCCAGGGGATCAACCCGTTTACCAAGCAGCCGATGACCTTTGCCGCGAAGCCGGCGAGCAAGTCGGTCCGCGCTCGGCCGATCAAGGCCATCAAGGACGCGCTCCTGTAG